In Cicer arietinum cultivar CDC Frontier isolate Library 1 chromosome 7, Cicar.CDCFrontier_v2.0, whole genome shotgun sequence, the genomic window CTGAAGTGCGTTTATATTTTCATCTTGGTTCAATAATGTCAATAAACCTGTTAAGAAGCATTTAAAATCATTAACAAggactaaaattatatatagaCTTTACCATAAAGTAAAGGtttagatttttgtaccatAATCTGTGTGAGCTCCACTGGATTGGTTTTGATTGAAAGATATAGAGAAGAAAAAGGAACAAAAAGGAAAAGACATAAAAATGTAAGGTCtaacaaaaagagaaaaataggAAAACATTTGAGAGATTCAGCTAATGGATTGAATTCATTACCATCCAATGTCATTCATAGTAGATACAGCAGGGTAACCAATTATACGCATTACCCAAAATGGATCACCAGCTCTATGACCTTCAAATTCATATGGAGATCCGCCTAATGCTAAAGCAATTCCGCACATAATTTTCCTTGCAAGATCTGCTCTAACCAAAAGAACAACATAAGATAAAGAACTTTAGTTTACGCGGCGAAAAAAGGTAAATAGAGTAGGAGAAAACATGCCTTTGCAAAGAATAATATATTCCTCCATAAGAACTTTCATTTTTGGAGGATTTTCTGGCCTGCATAATGAACCATAAAATGATGGAAGGTTGAAATACACACATTAGCTCCAAAAGTCATAAACATTTAGAGTTATGAGTTTTATTCCTTCCAATGCCCACTCCCATGTTTAAGTGTAATTAGTCAAAACTAGGAATAAAGGCACTAATAAATTGAAAAACCTATTTCCTCATACCACTGATTGCATCCTTCCATAACTTTGCCAAGATCTCCATACATGCCCTTAGTCACTTCCCTATAGCACTGTAAAGAAATATTGGTGAAATAATGTAAGAAGTTGTTAGAACAACAACTGAGTCTTAAAAgattaaagaaaatgaaatcaCAAAATAGGAACACAAAATATTGTTTACGAAGTTCGACCCCGTCCACTTACCATTGTCTATGAGCCATACTCAACATAAGTTATGGCCACTATtaggaaaaaatatattagttataCTAGTTTTAAAGTATACTTAGGTTATCCTAGTGTCAACAATAACAAAGTATATCTATTATATATGAACACACTAGAGACATAGGCACCTGATTTTATGTCAAAAAACAATTAAGACTTACATCAATAGCTTCATGCATGTCAGGTACACCTTGAGTTACATTTTCTCCAATCTTCTCATATCCTCTGCATAAGAAATTAGGCTGGAATATTAATATAAACTGATGGAATAAGTACTGATGTGAAACTTATATACAAATTTTAGATGCAAAGATGAATGCAACCAAGAAAACCTGAACCCGTTCGCCGGAGTCATTTTGATTTTCGCCTTTTCTTCATACGGAAGTTCAAAGAATTGGCGTGTTACGTCTCTAACTTCTTTGAGAAGACTTTCAGGAATACCATGGCCTTTCTGTCAATTAAGGCCACAAGGATTGAAATTACTCTTAAACACAAAATGGTCTAACAGCCATGATAAAAGATGACAAAACAAAAGAGAAAAACTACAAAGGAAAATTTTGCATTGGATTGTCATGAAAATGTAACAATTAATGGACTAATTAAGTTGGGGTCAAATTggagatgaaaaaaaaatggactAGTTCCCGGCACAATCTTACAAATAAACTGATAGATGAAATTTTCACCCTTAGAAAATGGCAGAGTACTTATCAATTTTCTTGAGTTGAATTGTAGAATTTGAATCAAAAGAGTGTTCATGGCAATGGTTTGGCTAAAATTTCCATAAAAGTAACTTATCAAATTAACTGTGAACTCAAAGGctaattcattttaatttactATGAGAATATGAGTCATAGTAAAGACATCtattctttttagtttttgtagaaTCAATACTAATCAAGTGATTTTCTCAATTGTAACGATGGAGAGGATCCTGAACTTGTACTTAAAGGTGGCGAGGCGGTTGTCGATAAAGTTTTGAACAATTTATCATCTTTAGTTCACAGTAAATCACATGTAACACTTTTACACGCTCATAGTTTCCcaatgaaaaggaaaaaatgTTAAAAGATGAAAGAATTACCACATAAAAGAAGCCTGCCTCGGTACAAGCCTTATCCAATTGTGTGACAACATCAAGTACACTAGAGTCCTCACCCATTTTTGGGTCATCTGATTTGGCTAAAAGGGGACTAATATCTGCATCATTATTGGACAGAAGGCACTGAATACTTACCaagatagtaaaaaaaattcctcAAGAGAATCAAATTATAACATGCTTTAATTATTTCTAGTAATAACCAAGGTATATCaatatcatatatgtttagAACAAAATGATAGTAACTAAAATCATCGGTGACTGCAAGAAATTCACACACACAAAGGAGGGTGTAAAATcatagatttttgttttatggaattcattCATAGTTGGGAAACTAATATCAAATTAAGGAGaattataataatgaaaagTGGGAAGGAAGGAACTTACCAATTATGGGGATGGAGCTAAAGTCTGCAGCCATGGATGATTGTAAATGGATTCTGTAGAAGCTAACTAAATGTGGAGTAGCCTTTAAAAGGGAAACCAGAATTGTGTTTGTTTAATCAACATAacattattgatttttttatttatttaaatttctactattttattttttgatttgtgTCATACTCTTATCACGAATATTTGAATTGgtactttcataatttaatgctaataaatttataatcattattttttattaatttattaataataataaatttattatttttgtttttttattaatttataactattaacttctttttaatttataaataataattattttatgaccattaccttttttttattaatttaagatcgttagttttttttttaagttttattattgttataaaaatttaagttcagatttattttaaattaaaattaaaataatgtattataatattaattaaaatatttaaattaatattttaagttgtaataaaattaaatattaaagtataaattaaagttgtgGCACTAATTCATGTTTTGTTGTTTAATTTTGTCCtacaactttaatttatatattaatattttatttatatttaattttattttaacttaaaatattagtttaaatattttaattaatattattttaattttaattttaatttaaaataaaattgaacttaaatttttataacaataataaaaattaaaaaaagttaacagttataaattaattaaaaaaaatgtaacagtcataaatttattattattaggaaattaaaaaaagttaacggtcataaattaaaaaaaaaaaaaggtaaccgtcataaatttattattattaatagattaataaaaaaagtaacagttataaatttattattattaaattacgAAAGTACCGTTCATTCCTGTCGCGAGCCATTGGAGATGTTCGAAAAGCCTCGTTGGTATGCATGGCAATAGGGCGGAGTTGAGGCGGATTTTGTCTCCTCCACTCCATCCCACACCCGACTAGTCGAGAAAATCACCTGCCCCTGTTTCATAGCGGATGTGAAATTTATGCCTCATCCTCGCCCGTAATAGTGTTCGAGTTTCCCCGTCCACACcgcatttatttatatatatataattataaatttaaaattcatatctattataattaatataataaaatatttattattagacaataatataattaaaaaaatattttatatagagataatattataatttttaatatttaaaataatattaagtatgtttaattacaaaaatattactTGCGAGATTAGGGTGGATATCACTACAGTAAATCCGTCTTGtctccaaattttaatttcaaaaaaattcaaatcccATCCAATCTATTTTTCTGtccaaattaaataaatttaaatggatACCTGCAAGTATAGGTTATGTTGCTATCCCTCCTCTTTGGTGGTATGTGACCTCACTcctctaaatatatataataataagaataaaaacaaaaaaattcgTTACGTCTTTGTATACTGCAACTAGTACTACTACTCGCTAAAACTGCAATTATTATGTGGTCCTTTATTAGGTGAAACATAAATGGCTTTTTTCTTTTTGCAATATACTAcctctatttttaaaaaggaaTTTAGAGTGAAGACCAATTGTCCTCTTTGGCAAAAATATATTGGAGATCTAATTTGGCGAGATTCAATTTGGTCACCCGACATGTTAAATTGAACATCATTGGTGAGTTCAAACTTGAAATTCTCAATtatataagtttatgtgatttttatagcatttcattaataaaaaaatacgaattttagaATGGTACAAAAAAGAAGcttcaaaactaatttttttttttttaaattttgtggaCTAAATAGAACCTATAGAttcacttttaaatttattttttaatttttttgaattcaaacaaatttgtttttcaaatttttttgattaaaaaacgatttaatcaattttttatgagaacaaaaatagatttttttcaatattttattgagaaatataacttttttaatttttttaaaaagactctgcattaacaaaatattaaatcataaaCTCCTCATTTAGATCCACAAAATAATTgttcaaaactttaaaaaattatttcaataaaaaattatattaagtaTCATAATAAAgaagtttttaaaaagaatattagACTTTTATAATTCTAGAATTTAATTGTATGCACAATTTATACATACTTCCATTATTTCAATATATTGTAACACTTTGTTATAAGGAAGAAGCAAAGATCCCCTTTATAAAAGAAACACATATTAAGCTAATAATGTTAGCGGCACGTGTCAtccttacaattttttttaaaataagtaattattatatatatttatttttttcttgtgattttttataatttggtCTTCATAAAACTGTTTTGTTTATGGTTTTgtattttggttttatttagAAGTTtgttgattcagatttatataATAGTTTTGATTTAGTGtaaatttaaacattaaattttctgtttttgttattaatttaaatgttgtGACCATGTTTATATATCTATCGATAGATCTAGAATTTAAAGAAGGAAAAAACCATTTCATTTTATTGAGTGAAAactaaaaacacattttactatattaatttctaaaatattttcatatatatttatttggagATGTCATTGGTGCATCTGTAAACGTCTTACACCAACGATACATATCAGTTaaatatttcaaacacaagtaccatctttaaaaaatataagtttatttttaaattgcaaAATATAATGAGTCCATTTTGTCATTTCTAGTGATCATGTCAAATGTAAGATTTTGAACATGAACGAAAATTATATTCCTTGCATTTAAGccttaacaataataaatattgagaaaaattcaAGCTTTTATATTGGCTAGagttaatttataattagattttaatattttttttatttttttatttttaaaattggttttttgatttctattaaaaaaaattggaatctTTTTTGTATTCCACCATTTTTTATAGTGTGACACTCTCGTTAATGAGACGATATTTAGATGACATTTGTgaattggataaaatattttctatatcaTTACaattgttgattaattttatttaaatattaaaaataaaatcattttatttatatttaaagtattaaaagttaaaataattaaataaaatgtttaaaatttatttattttatttaccttttttaataatttaaattatttatataaaatatttaaaatttatttattttattttttaatattagttaatatttacttttcttctacattaaaatacatttattttatttataaattaattaatttaaaatatttatataaatatttaaaatttattttctgtccaacaataattttattttttttaaatattcagataaaaaaatatttaaaactttatttattttatttttaatattataatatataaatacaataaataataaaatcaattacaacaataatggcataaaaaatattttatccaattcATAATATCATATAAGTCTAGATTTTATAACGCTCAAAATTCATATCACTTTACAAGTttgttttacttctttttttatatataactttgtttgaaattgagttaaatccaaaatttaatataaaaatacttcctctaatctttaatattttttcttatattttagaCGGGAGGAGTGAGTATTagaatttattttagatttgttAATTTGGTAATTTCATAATAGATCTCTCATATTATATGAGAACCAAATCCCTACCGGCTTGAGTACTCAAATATCTTATTGACTAGATATTAAtccaaattaaagtttttgaaGTCTAAACAATCGTGGATTTACAAGTACATTTTTTGGAGTTGAattagaaagaaaggaaaaaatgcTCAACTTAggccaatttttttttcttattcccAATTGGCCATTGTCAAAGAGGCTAAACCTCGAACGATAGATGAAGTTGATTTCTAAGGCACCATTGGTTCAATTTCATTCATCTAAGAAGCAAATTCACTTAAAGTTGCACTTGAAGCAACTTCCTTCCAACTCCAAGCCACCTTAGTTGTGGTTGTGGTTTGGCGGATTTTAGATAGCATTGTTGAACAAATgtctataatattattttataaatcttactaaataatttttagtttcagTAGAAGTTTTAGAAAAGATTCGAATTCGCtactatcaaattgtaaaatagatTATATTATCACTGTATTAATACAATATTTAGTTAATATTGCAAAACAGATATAATATCTACAAATATACTGATGTGTATTTAATATACTTAACTATTAAAAAGTAGATAATTTGGGATACCATGACTCCTATGGTATATTTAATATACCTatctattaaaaagaaaataacttaGGAGATATTGTGGCTCCTATGAACTCCAAAGATAATCTGCCTATGCTTGTTGCTGCTGTCCAAGAACTAATTAATTCACCACCTAAATAAATACCTTAGGAGAATACTAATGAGTGTTTTTCGTGTATTGTTTAAGAAACATAAAAGGTAATCATGTTTGTTATGACAAATGTTTAacttgataaatttttattttattgatttcttaTTCCATACCCTTAAGACACAATGATattaatgcaatttttttaaagataagaTGTGACCTTCCAACTACCTTGTATCTTTTGGTTTTTATGAAGCACCACAAACCCAAGCTAACGCAAATTTGAAAGCTTGAATTCATTGAATtgatcaaattacaattttcagAACCatcaaaatgaaaagaaaaaaaaacaaagaattattgattttttacaAAGCTGCAACCAAGAAGCCATCAAAACATAAATGGAGAGTAATGGATGATAAATACCCCACAAAACCAATAAGGGTAACAACTGAATGAAAGATGAACAAAACAATTTGTGACTAAGACAATTATGAGAAATCTGAATGAAAGATGAGGGTAATCTATGTACCACATATACCGACACAAATACCAGAGACTATATTGACACTGACATGTCGGCACCGGtagtaatttgagaaaatgtaATGTTCAAATGTGGACATGTATTTGATCAAATGTGTGGAAGTTGCAAAGAGAGAGTAACAAATCAAgtggatgaagaagaagaccCTTTACAATATTGAACACTATTTTCATTCATCCTCTCCAACACATAATGTCCCAAACTCTCACTTTCTTCCAACAAATTCTCTTTACACAAAAACTCATTACCACAAACCTGTTGCACTTCACCATAAAAATCATGCAAAAAAACATGAGTCTTAGGATTCCCACCTTTCTTACTTCTAGCCAACACACCGGCCGTGAAAATCGCCGACATTCTCCCCGGTGCTTCCGGCCAATCCCCCCGTGGCCCATCAACCAATATAACATCCCAGTCAACCTCGTACACATGGTTTGGAAGATCATTGATTCCAAGTTTACAATCCGAAAACAAAAGATTCTGAACTGGTTTACATTCATTAGCTACATGTTCTTTAGCTGAAGCTATTAACTCTTTCATTTCACTTCTTTTTGTTGTGTACGTAACATCATAAGCATCAATTTCAGGGTGTTTTTCTTCTATGTATGCAGCGTAGTAACGGTTTTCATCGATGAAAACCGTTTTTCCGTTGTGATTAAGTGCTTTCCATAAAAGGGTCTCTGGTGTGAGACCAAATATGAGTAAATTGCATGGTGATGAACATTTTCGAAGCACGTCGGAGATTGGTTTGAGATCTGAGTATGTCATGTGGTATGTGTCGTTTGATTTTGAAGCATAGTGGAGAAGAGTGTTGATTACTGTTGATGGTAATGGTGAAGAAGAAACAGGGGTGGAAATAACAGAGGAAATTGATGTGTTTGTGTTGTTGAAGGTTGAATTTTCTCTTGTGTAAATGAGTGTTGCAAGAAAAGCTAAAGTGAGAATTGAAATTAATGCTAGAAGCCATAATCGATTTGAGTTTCCTTGTTTTTGGATATATGGGTGAAGGAGAATgagttttgtgttgttgttTGTGTTCTTCATTTTGGAgataattgaaaaagaaaaaagaaaaagtttatatttttttttagaatttagaatctctctctttctctcctTTGAGGGTGGAGTGGAAGAGATTCTGAGATGTGAGAGAGAATTTG contains:
- the LOC101494000 gene encoding homoarginine-6-hydroxylase 2-ODD-C23, translating into MAADFSSIPIIDISPLLAKSDDPKMGEDSSVLDVVTQLDKACTEAGFFYVKGHGIPESLLKEVRDVTRQFFELPYEEKAKIKMTPANGFRGYEKIGENVTQGVPDMHEAIDCYREVTKGMYGDLGKVMEGCNQWPENPPKMKVLMEEYIILCKDLARKIMCGIALALGGSPYEFEGHRAGDPFWVMRIIGYPAVSTMNDIGCGAHTDYGLLTLLNQDENINALQVRNLSGEWISAPPIPGTFVCNIGDMLKIYSNGLYESTLHRVINNNTKYRVSVAYFYETNFDTAVEPLDTYKTRTNGHRKFERAVYGEHLVSKVLSNFIHE
- the LOC101494526 gene encoding protein IRX15-LIKE translates to MKNTNNNTKLILLHPYIQKQGNSNRLWLLALISILTLAFLATLIYTRENSTFNNTNTSISSVISTPVSSSPLPSTVINTLLHYASKSNDTYHMTYSDLKPISDVLRKCSSPCNLLIFGLTPETLLWKALNHNGKTVFIDENRYYAAYIEEKHPEIDAYDVTYTTKRSEMKELIASAKEHVANECKPVQNLLFSDCKLGINDLPNHVYEVDWDVILVDGPRGDWPEAPGRMSAIFTAGVLARSKKGGNPKTHVFLHDFYGEVQQVCGNEFLCKENLLEESESLGHYVLERMNENSVQYCKGSSSSST